The following proteins are encoded in a genomic region of [Eubacterium] hominis:
- a CDS encoding flavin reductase, which translates to MKIEIKKDFPQYFKSLYPEEFDLFSHFETTAGIPSVLFAITTWKENGQPNVCFHAWSCFHGDKTSFFVVMGNLYQHTHTYENIQREKCFCINFLPIHYYDDLLKTIKHNEYDSDEFSAGSFTLSLAKTIHAPMINEAFINMECTLKDVQDLSGAGITSMIIGQVQHISVEETYAQGYEQRYGKDGFMMLIPGPQDLMTGEANQSAIATVKIEKYD; encoded by the coding sequence ATGAAAATTGAGATTAAGAAAGATTTTCCACAGTATTTTAAATCGTTATATCCAGAAGAATTTGATTTGTTTTCGCATTTTGAAACAACAGCAGGAATTCCATCCGTACTATTCGCCATTACCACATGGAAAGAAAATGGGCAGCCAAATGTATGTTTTCACGCATGGAGTTGTTTTCATGGTGATAAAACATCTTTCTTTGTTGTTATGGGGAATTTATATCAACATACACATACATATGAAAATATCCAAAGAGAAAAATGTTTTTGTATTAATTTTCTGCCTATCCATTATTATGACGATTTACTTAAAACAATCAAACATAACGAATATGATAGTGATGAATTTAGTGCAGGTAGCTTTACTCTTTCTTTGGCAAAGACAATCCATGCGCCAATGATAAATGAAGCGTTTATAAATATGGAATGTACTTTAAAAGATGTGCAGGATCTAAGTGGTGCAGGTATTACTTCCATGATTATTGGGCAGGTTCAACATATTTCTGTAGAAGAAACATATGCCCAGGGTTATGAACAAAGATATGGAAAAGATGGATTTATGATGTTAATTCCAGGACCTCAAGACCTTATGACAGGAGAGGCAAATCAATCTGCAATTGCAACTGTAAAGATAGAAAAATATGATTGA
- a CDS encoding GNAT family N-acetyltransferase has translation MKIVNGIDYIEQVKIKIIEYTTRLGRDLSFQNIDEELSNPAIKYAAPQGELLVALDDHEKVIGMVAYHKHSDERCEMKRLYVSPECRGMKLGEKLVDEIIQHAKNAGFKEMVLDTIVPLQAAIHLYNKMGFEECEPYYYNPMDDVIYMKRLL, from the coding sequence TTGAAAATTGTGAATGGAATTGATTATATAGAACAAGTCAAAATCAAAATAATAGAATACACAACACGTCTAGGGCGTGACTTATCTTTTCAAAATATTGATGAAGAACTTAGCAATCCTGCGATAAAGTATGCAGCACCGCAAGGTGAACTTCTCGTTGCTTTAGATGATCATGAAAAAGTGATAGGAATGGTTGCCTATCATAAACATAGCGATGAACGATGTGAAATGAAAAGATTATATGTTTCTCCAGAATGCCGAGGAATGAAGTTAGGTGAAAAACTTGTCGATGAAATTATTCAGCATGCAAAAAATGCTGGATTTAAAGAAATGGTTTTAGATACCATTGTGCCATTACAAGCAGCCATACATTTATATAATAAAATGGGATTTGAGGAATGTGAACCATATTATTATAATCCAATGGATGATGTGATTTATATGAAGCGCTTGTTGTAA
- a CDS encoding ABC transporter ATP-binding protein: protein MELVLEHLNKSFKNKKAVIDVNITLHEGVHGLLGANGSGKTTLMRIICGLIPSETGSISFNEIDLKTQYDSYAANLGYLPQQFGYYPNYSVQSFLEYMSIIKNMTASYANDRIQKLLQDLHLKEKRKTKMKHLSGGMLRRVGIAVALLNEPKILILDEPTAGLDPKERIVFRNLIASLSENTIIILSTHIVSDIETIADDIMIMKEGNIILHDTCEELLSTMNEKVWELCIDKKEALKLMSQHIIVKSHHKDSKIELRIVCDKQPHPLATPVIPDLDDLYLYHFKEGETL from the coding sequence ATGGAATTAGTCTTAGAACATCTTAATAAATCATTTAAAAATAAAAAAGCAGTCATTGATGTAAATATCACCCTTCATGAAGGCGTACATGGATTGTTAGGTGCGAACGGCAGTGGTAAAACGACCCTCATGCGTATTATTTGCGGTTTGATTCCCAGTGAAACAGGGAGTATTAGTTTTAATGAAATTGACTTAAAAACCCAATACGACAGTTATGCCGCCAATCTGGGTTATCTGCCACAACAATTTGGTTATTATCCTAATTATAGCGTACAATCATTTTTAGAATATATGTCAATTATCAAAAATATGACAGCATCTTATGCAAATGATCGGATTCAGAAGCTATTGCAAGATCTACATTTGAAAGAAAAACGTAAAACAAAAATGAAACATCTCTCAGGTGGAATGCTTCGTCGGGTTGGTATTGCTGTCGCTTTACTCAATGAACCCAAAATTTTGATTTTAGATGAGCCTACTGCTGGACTTGATCCTAAAGAGCGTATTGTTTTTCGTAATCTGATTGCTTCTTTATCCGAAAACACGATTATCATTTTATCTACACATATCGTCAGTGATATAGAAACAATTGCAGACGATATTATGATAATGAAAGAAGGAAATATTATCTTACATGACACATGCGAAGAATTACTTTCCACTATGAATGAAAAAGTATGGGAATTGTGCATTGATAAAAAGGAAGCCTTAAAGTTGATGAGTCAACATATCATAGTGAAGAGTCATCATAAAGATAGTAAGATAGAACTACGTATTGTATGTGATAAACAGCCACATCCTTTAGCAACACCTGTGATACCTGATTTAGATGACTTATATTTATATCATTTCAAAGAAGGTGAAACATTATGA
- a CDS encoding sigma-70 family RNA polymerase sigma factor codes for MNESNLIRKIKKGDENAMDILIQSYYPFIYAYVSRKMLMDDCAKDITQEVFLRFLRYLPTYRQEGKLLHYLYRIASNVCKDYYRKMQYHEDISELDYMIEDDTNVHESILNQLKYEELMLWISKLNDIQQDVIILKYFHQLTFKEIADIHHIPVSTVKSRHTQALIKLRKLMKEGGFQHEKI; via the coding sequence ATGAATGAATCCAATCTGATCAGAAAAATAAAAAAAGGCGACGAAAATGCTATGGATATCCTGATTCAATCCTACTATCCTTTCATATATGCGTATGTATCAAGAAAAATGTTGATGGATGATTGTGCAAAAGATATTACACAAGAAGTTTTTTTACGGTTTTTGCGATATCTTCCTACCTATCGACAAGAAGGGAAGCTGTTGCATTATTTATATCGGATAGCTTCCAACGTCTGTAAAGACTACTACAGAAAAATGCAGTATCATGAAGATATCAGTGAATTAGATTATATGATTGAGGATGATACAAATGTCCATGAAAGTATTTTAAACCAACTGAAATATGAAGAACTGATGTTGTGGATTAGTAAACTAAACGATATCCAGCAGGATGTGATCATTTTAAAGTACTTTCATCAATTGACCTTTAAAGAAATTGCGGATATCCATCATATTCCGGTTTCTACCGTAAAATCCAGACATACACAAGCATTGATCAAATTAAGAAAACTTATGAAAGAAGGTGGATTTCAACATGAAAAAATTTGA
- a CDS encoding ABC transporter permease, whose amino-acid sequence MKFKALRKDITREMRKSLGRFLSIFSIVAIGVAFFAGVKASVPVMKNSADHYFDEYNFMDFKVMSTIGMTKEDASAIRKIDGVEGVYPSYSIDTLNTVDNKQKVIKVMSYPMKDTKDNPDYINQMRIINGRLPEKENECVIEHDSIKGASSKVGDHITLTSGSDDELKDTLKNTTYTIVGEVTTPYYLSYEKGSSAIGSGTIDNYIIIPDSNFKMDYYTEIYVTVKNAKKYNSYDDAYFDVIKKVETKLTSLGEERADLRFEKIKKDALKKVEDGRKEYEANKKKFDEEIKKAKQQLSDAHDQALVGQATLNANQLTSQQMLASKKQELEQSEAQMNSLVAQYDAAKAKLNEEKTKVDTQIADLNKQIETQKGKVDEIDQQIKDVEEQLKQPDLTDLEKQLLEEKKKALEASKTYMVPSLELLQKQMETLQSNLETGMNQLAVLDEQISNAKNQIELGKQQLAEAETSAQKQFEEAQKQIDDGNTQVIKGTLELEEKEKDGAAKLAEAKEKLDKSEEEIKAMKTPQWYVLDRNSHYSYRDYGSAADRMGGIAKVFPLFFFVVAALVCLTTMTRMVDEQRQEIGTLKALGYSKTAIAMKYIMYAGVASIFGGIFGSIIGMVVFPTVIYNAWNIMYTLPEVQLQFQFGLAFTAIGIVSLITVAAAISAVYKELMDVPSQLMRPKAPKNGKKILLERVPFIWKRFNFIHKVTARNIFRYKKRFLMTVIGISGCSALLVAGFGIQDSIGEIVVLQYEELNKYDVSMTFSTDATASQRDKALDELKANKDISDAMGVAIYHGFYADEGEDKGVDIYVPADVNEYQKFTVLRTRKGHDPLDLESDGAIITEKLAKAKGISVGDSIPIDNGDGVKKDIKITGISENYVGHAIYMTPSYYKSVYHTTPKNTTLLGIMKTVNSDQEETLGNAFMKQAGIESVTFYSGIASSFEDTISSLSFIVVVLIISAGMLAFVVLYNLTNVNISERLREIATIKVLGFYDNEVSAYVYRENIILTLIGALVGLGLGIILHSLIMSLAELDTVMFGRNIYPISFVYSVLITMGFSIIVNLVMYRKLKKIPMVESLKSVE is encoded by the coding sequence ATGAAATTTAAAGCACTGAGAAAGGACATTACACGAGAAATGCGAAAATCGCTGGGGCGGTTTTTATCTATATTTTCTATCGTTGCCATCGGAGTAGCGTTTTTTGCGGGTGTCAAAGCAAGTGTTCCTGTCATGAAAAACAGTGCCGATCATTATTTTGATGAGTACAATTTCATGGATTTTAAAGTAATGTCTACCATTGGCATGACAAAAGAGGATGCATCCGCCATTCGTAAAATTGATGGTGTGGAGGGTGTTTATCCCAGTTATTCCATCGATACCTTAAATACAGTAGATAATAAACAAAAGGTTATTAAAGTGATGTCATATCCAATGAAGGATACCAAAGATAATCCGGATTATATCAATCAGATGCGAATCATCAATGGCCGTCTGCCTGAAAAAGAAAATGAATGTGTCATTGAACATGATAGTATCAAAGGTGCATCCAGTAAAGTTGGAGATCATATCACATTAACTAGTGGGAGTGATGATGAATTAAAGGATACGTTGAAAAATACAACGTATACAATCGTTGGAGAAGTCACAACGCCTTATTATTTATCATATGAAAAAGGTAGTTCTGCTATCGGCAGTGGTACGATTGACAATTATATCATCATACCCGACAGTAACTTTAAAATGGATTATTATACAGAAATATATGTAACAGTAAAAAATGCGAAAAAATATAACTCTTATGATGATGCTTATTTTGATGTGATAAAAAAAGTAGAAACAAAACTTACTTCACTTGGAGAAGAAAGAGCTGATTTACGCTTTGAGAAAATCAAAAAAGATGCTTTGAAAAAGGTAGAGGATGGGCGTAAAGAATATGAAGCCAATAAAAAGAAATTTGATGAAGAAATCAAAAAGGCTAAGCAACAGTTATCTGATGCACATGATCAGGCACTTGTTGGACAGGCAACATTAAATGCCAACCAATTGACCAGCCAGCAAATGCTTGCGTCAAAAAAACAGGAGCTTGAACAAAGTGAAGCCCAGATGAACAGCTTGGTTGCTCAATATGATGCAGCAAAAGCAAAATTGAATGAAGAAAAAACAAAAGTAGATACTCAAATAGCGGATTTAAATAAACAAATTGAAACACAAAAGGGTAAAGTTGATGAAATTGACCAACAGATCAAAGATGTGGAAGAACAGTTGAAACAGCCTGATTTGACAGACTTGGAAAAACAGCTGCTGGAGGAAAAAAAGAAAGCTTTAGAGGCTTCAAAAACGTATATGGTGCCATCTCTTGAACTTCTACAAAAACAGATGGAAACTCTGCAAAGTAATTTAGAAACCGGTATGAATCAATTAGCTGTATTAGATGAACAAATCTCTAATGCCAAAAATCAAATAGAGCTTGGAAAACAGCAACTAGCTGAAGCTGAAACAAGTGCTCAAAAACAATTTGAAGAAGCACAGAAACAAATTGATGATGGCAATACACAGGTCATAAAAGGTACTTTGGAATTAGAAGAGAAAGAAAAAGATGGTGCCGCAAAACTTGCGGAAGCGAAAGAAAAACTTGATAAAAGTGAAGAAGAAATCAAAGCAATGAAAACACCACAATGGTATGTACTAGATCGTAATTCCCATTATTCCTATCGAGATTATGGAAGTGCAGCCGATCGTATGGGAGGGATTGCGAAAGTATTCCCATTATTCTTCTTTGTGGTCGCAGCTCTTGTATGTTTAACAACCATGACGCGTATGGTGGATGAACAACGTCAGGAAATCGGTACTTTAAAAGCACTTGGATATTCAAAAACAGCAATTGCGATGAAATACATTATGTATGCGGGTGTTGCCAGTATCTTTGGTGGTATTTTTGGCTCCATCATTGGTATGGTGGTATTCCCAACTGTGATATATAATGCATGGAATATCATGTATACCCTGCCTGAAGTACAGCTTCAATTCCAATTTGGACTAGCCTTTACTGCGATAGGTATCGTTTCTTTGATTACCGTAGCAGCAGCCATTTCAGCAGTATATAAGGAATTAATGGATGTACCAAGTCAGCTGATGCGCCCAAAAGCACCAAAGAATGGCAAGAAAATTTTATTAGAGCGGGTTCCATTTATATGGAAACGATTTAACTTTATTCATAAAGTAACCGCTAGAAATATCTTCCGTTATAAAAAACGTTTCCTAATGACCGTCATTGGTATCAGCGGATGCAGTGCCTTGCTTGTGGCTGGTTTCGGTATTCAAGATTCTATAGGAGAAATTGTTGTTTTACAGTATGAAGAATTAAATAAATACGATGTAAGCATGACATTTTCAACAGATGCCACAGCTTCTCAGCGTGATAAAGCATTAGATGAATTAAAAGCCAATAAAGATATATCCGATGCAATGGGTGTAGCGATATACCATGGATTCTATGCTGATGAAGGCGAAGATAAAGGTGTTGATATCTATGTACCAGCAGATGTCAATGAATATCAGAAGTTTACAGTATTGCGGACAAGGAAAGGTCATGACCCGTTAGATTTAGAAAGCGATGGTGCCATCATCACAGAAAAACTTGCGAAAGCAAAAGGCATTTCAGTTGGCGATAGTATCCCGATTGATAATGGTGATGGGGTAAAGAAAGATATCAAGATAACTGGAATCAGTGAAAACTATGTAGGCCATGCCATCTATATGACACCATCTTATTATAAGAGTGTATATCATACGACCCCTAAGAACACAACACTGTTAGGAATTATGAAAACCGTAAACAGTGATCAGGAAGAAACGTTGGGAAATGCATTTATGAAACAGGCAGGAATTGAGTCTGTGACATTCTATAGTGGTATTGCGTCAAGCTTTGAAGATACCATTTCCTCTTTATCGTTTATCGTTGTCGTATTGATCATATCTGCGGGAATGCTGGCATTTGTAGTTTTATATAATCTGACAAATGTAAATATCAGTGAACGATTACGAGAAATTGCGACAATCAAGGTGCTTGGCTTCTATGATAATGAAGTTTCTGCATATGTCTATCGTGAAAATATCATTCTAACATTGATTGGTGCTCTAGTAGGTTTAGGCTTGGGAATCATATTGCATTCTTTGATTATGAGCCTTGCGGAATTAGATACTGTCATGTTCGGCAGAAATATCTATCCAATCTCCTTTGTTTACTCAGTATTGATCACGATGGGATTCTCTATTATTGTAAATCTTGTTATGTATCGTAAATTAAAGAAGATTCCGATGGTAGAATCTTTAAAATCAGTGGAATAG
- a CDS encoding ABC transporter ATP-binding protein, with protein sequence MSAYIEFQNVKKIYKMGEVEIEALSGVDFSIDQGEFVVIAGASGAGKSTILNILGGMDSCTSGNIYVDGKEISKYNAKQLTTYRRYDIGFVFQFYNLVQNLTVKENVELAAQICKEPLDIDETIEAVGLKDRSGNFPAQLSGGEQQRVAIARALAKNPKLLLCDEPTGALDYNTGKQILKLLQDTCRQRGVSVIVITHNLALTAMGDKVIKVRNGKIESVTINENPLPVERIEY encoded by the coding sequence ATGAGTGCCTATATTGAATTTCAAAATGTAAAAAAAATATATAAAATGGGAGAAGTAGAAATTGAAGCACTAAGTGGTGTGGATTTTTCTATTGATCAGGGAGAATTTGTGGTCATTGCGGGCGCCAGTGGTGCTGGAAAAAGTACAATACTGAATATTCTAGGTGGAATGGATAGTTGTACAAGCGGCAATATCTATGTAGATGGTAAAGAAATCAGTAAATATAATGCCAAACAATTAACGACATATCGTCGTTATGATATTGGATTTGTATTCCAGTTTTATAATCTGGTACAGAATTTAACCGTTAAGGAAAATGTAGAGCTGGCAGCACAAATCTGTAAAGAACCTTTGGATATTGATGAAACAATTGAAGCAGTCGGATTAAAAGATCGAAGTGGAAATTTCCCTGCACAATTATCCGGTGGGGAACAACAGCGTGTGGCCATTGCCCGTGCATTAGCTAAAAATCCCAAGCTTTTATTATGTGATGAGCCAACCGGTGCCCTTGATTATAATACCGGTAAACAAATCTTAAAATTACTTCAGGATACCTGTCGACAACGTGGGGTAAGTGTCATCGTTATTACTCATAACTTGGCACTTACGGCGATGGGGGATAAAGTTATTAAAGTACGTAATGGAAAGATTGAAAGTGTAACCATCAACGAAAACCCACTGCCAGTAGAAAGGATCGAATACTAA
- a CDS encoding penicillin-binding transpeptidase domain-containing protein, with amino-acid sequence MNFTKKQITITSIAAILIIAAGIGAFFLLNSGPSAKTAWDEYSKAWEKKDYEAMYNLLDSKSKSETDHDTFVNKYTNIYNGIEADQLKIETKDIVDGDGGKTAAYHFSADTLAGNVSFDQSVQIVKEDDTYKISWSYAQIFPQMQNGDGIQISSEEAKRGSILDRNGKVIAGDDQAIVVGVVPGKIKDEEDLSTLAKRLDINVDSIKNAMQASWVKDDLFVPVKTISKDTDIKIDDLSGVTTQTTSARIYPYKEICSHLSGYVQTINAEELEKHKGEGYDSNSLIGKTGLESIYEKDLRGQNGVSILVVRDGNVVDTIAKRDVKNGKDIKTTIDVDVQKKVYEQLKNDQGAGVVMQPKTGEVLALVSTPSYDPNDFALGMTTAKWDSLNNDKNRPLENRFTGLYTPGSTFKAFTAAAALDSKTITADEDMGQAKDKKWQKDNSWGDYFVKTTAAYDGKADLQNALIYSDNTYFAKVALKMGIKTYTDKLNSYGFNDQMDFPFTIPASSYGEESDLKKDITLADTGYGQGKLQISPLHLTAFYASFENNGSIPKPYLIYQDGKAETWKKDAISSGTVETLKKALTNTYHSYDSENPTKALGKTGTAQVNEKEIGWLCSANEDYAITLMVDNAEDRNGSLYVTPLMKALWRTLQ; translated from the coding sequence ATGAACTTTACAAAGAAACAAATCACAATTACATCGATTGCGGCCATTTTGATCATTGCGGCAGGCATTGGCGCATTCTTCTTGTTGAATTCAGGTCCATCTGCGAAAACAGCATGGGATGAATACAGCAAAGCATGGGAGAAAAAAGATTATGAAGCCATGTACAATTTATTAGACAGTAAATCAAAGTCAGAAACTGATCACGATACATTCGTTAATAAATATACAAACATTTATAATGGAATAGAAGCAGACCAGCTTAAGATTGAAACCAAGGATATTGTAGATGGTGATGGCGGTAAAACAGCTGCCTATCATTTCAGCGCAGATACCCTTGCTGGAAATGTTAGTTTTGATCAGTCTGTACAGATTGTCAAAGAAGATGACACCTACAAAATCAGCTGGAGTTATGCCCAGATATTCCCACAGATGCAAAATGGCGATGGCATTCAGATATCCAGTGAAGAAGCAAAACGTGGCAGTATTCTTGATCGCAATGGAAAAGTTATTGCAGGTGATGATCAAGCAATCGTTGTCGGCGTAGTGCCAGGTAAAATAAAGGACGAGGAAGATCTTTCTACTTTAGCGAAACGTTTGGATATTAATGTTGACAGTATCAAAAATGCTATGCAAGCAAGCTGGGTAAAAGATGATTTATTTGTACCTGTAAAAACGATATCCAAAGATACAGATATCAAAATTGATGATTTATCCGGGGTTACAACACAAACAACAAGTGCCCGTATATATCCTTATAAAGAAATATGCTCCCACTTAAGCGGTTATGTACAGACGATTAATGCGGAAGAATTAGAAAAACATAAAGGCGAAGGTTATGACAGCAATTCACTGATTGGAAAAACCGGATTGGAAAGTATCTATGAAAAAGATTTGCGTGGACAAAACGGGGTAAGCATCCTTGTGGTAAGAGATGGTAATGTTGTGGATACCATTGCGAAACGTGATGTAAAAAACGGTAAAGATATCAAAACGACAATTGATGTTGACGTACAGAAAAAAGTATATGAACAATTAAAAAATGATCAGGGGGCTGGTGTGGTGATGCAGCCAAAAACCGGAGAAGTCTTAGCCCTTGTATCTACTCCAAGTTATGATCCAAATGATTTTGCACTGGGTATGACAACTGCCAAATGGGATTCTTTGAATAATGATAAGAACCGACCATTAGAAAATCGTTTCACAGGTTTATATACCCCAGGTTCTACCTTTAAAGCATTCACTGCGGCAGCTGCACTAGATTCTAAAACCATTACAGCTGATGAGGATATGGGACAGGCAAAAGATAAAAAATGGCAGAAAGATAATAGCTGGGGTGATTATTTTGTAAAGACAACTGCTGCATATGATGGCAAAGCTGATCTGCAAAATGCCCTGATTTATTCTGATAATACCTATTTCGCAAAAGTAGCGTTAAAGATGGGCATCAAAACCTATACAGATAAATTAAACAGTTATGGGTTTAACGATCAAATGGATTTCCCATTCACGATTCCCGCAAGCAGTTATGGTGAAGAAAGTGATTTAAAGAAAGATATCACATTAGCGGATACAGGTTATGGACAGGGAAAACTTCAAATATCTCCACTTCATTTAACCGCATTTTATGCATCCTTTGAAAATAATGGAAGTATTCCTAAACCTTATTTGATTTATCAGGATGGAAAAGCAGAAACATGGAAGAAAGATGCTATCTCCTCTGGAACAGTAGAAACATTAAAGAAAGCTTTAACAAACACCTATCACAGTTATGATTCAGAAAATCCTACAAAAGCATTAGGTAAAACCGGAACCGCACAGGTCAATGAAAAAGAAATCGGATGGCTGTGCAGTGCTAATGAAGATTATGCAATTACCTTAATGGTGGATAATGCAGAAGATCGTAACGGCAGTTTATACGTTACACCATTAATGAAAGCTTTGTGGCGTACACTTCAATAA
- a CDS encoding M20 family metallopeptidase: MELKTRLYTIEDECASLIEEVSEYIYEHAELGNEEYKSSAYLVEQLEKQGFTITYPYLDIPTAFRAELVCGEGPKVAFLAEYDALPGYGEDKCQVAHACGHNWIAASTFGAAISLAHMKDVISGSIVVIGTPAEETTGGKYDLVERGAFDDIDAAIQMHLGAENNIHVVTLAMDSLEFNFKGVAAHAAAYPEKGINALDGVQLMFAGVNALRQHMRSDARVAGIITDGGVACNTVPDKAGCRFYIRAKDRAYLEELTKRIINCAKGAALMSGAKLEYHNFENSYDDLVYHEGLRQLLKENLMALGVNDFVEADEEASGSSDIGNVSHVCPCVYCEIDTGANPKVFAHHEDFLAYVHGDNAKHSLHTATKAMAYTALQVFLKPEIVK; this comes from the coding sequence ATGGAATTAAAAACACGTTTATATACGATAGAAGATGAATGTGCATCATTGATTGAAGAAGTCAGTGAATACATTTATGAACACGCAGAACTTGGAAATGAAGAATATAAATCAAGTGCTTATTTGGTGGAGCAATTAGAAAAACAAGGATTCACGATTACTTATCCTTATCTGGATATCCCTACAGCATTTCGTGCAGAGCTTGTTTGTGGAGAAGGTCCTAAGGTAGCATTTCTTGCGGAATATGATGCACTTCCAGGATATGGGGAAGATAAATGTCAGGTAGCACATGCTTGTGGACACAATTGGATTGCGGCATCTACATTTGGCGCAGCAATATCCCTTGCACATATGAAAGATGTTATTTCAGGTAGTATTGTGGTCATTGGAACCCCAGCGGAAGAAACAACAGGTGGCAAATATGATTTGGTTGAACGTGGTGCTTTTGATGATATTGATGCGGCAATACAAATGCATTTAGGTGCTGAAAATAATATCCATGTGGTCACATTGGCGATGGATTCCTTAGAATTTAATTTTAAAGGAGTTGCGGCACATGCGGCTGCTTATCCTGAAAAAGGCATCAATGCACTAGATGGTGTACAGCTGATGTTTGCGGGAGTGAATGCTCTTCGTCAGCATATGCGAAGTGATGCCAGAGTTGCAGGTATCATTACAGATGGCGGTGTCGCATGTAATACCGTACCAGATAAAGCTGGCTGTCGTTTCTATATCCGTGCAAAAGATCGTGCATATTTAGAAGAACTTACAAAACGTATCATCAACTGTGCAAAGGGTGCAGCATTGATGAGTGGCGCAAAACTGGAATATCATAACTTTGAAAATTCTTATGATGACCTTGTTTATCATGAAGGACTGCGTCAGCTATTGAAGGAAAATCTGATGGCGCTTGGTGTGAATGATTTTGTGGAAGCGGATGAAGAAGCCAGTGGCTCCAGTGACATTGGAAATGTATCCCATGTTTGTCCATGTGTATATTGTGAAATTGATACAGGCGCAAATCCTAAAGTATTTGCCCATCATGAAGATTTCTTGGCATATGTACATGGGGATAACGCAAAACATAGTTTACATACAGCCACAAAAGCAATGGCATATACAGCTTTACAAGTATTTTTGAAACCAGAAATTGTAAAATAA